The Intestinibaculum porci DNA window TCTGATGGCAGCTATGCGGAGATCAGCGAGCGGCAGTTCAGATGGCTGATGGAAGGACTCAAAATAAACCAGCCAACGGCATTCAAAAAAATAGAAAGGCAGTATGTATAAATTAAAATTATTACGATTATTACATCATATTTCTTTACTTCAATAGATATTTATGATATAATATTCTTATGAATAAGATACTAAAAATGATAGATAAAATCTGCACAGGTATGCAGAAAGGAAATGCAGACAATATAATAAAATCTATGACGCGCGAAGACCTTGAGACTATCACTATGCTTTTGGCGTCCAAAGTTAATAATCTTACAGAAATTATTCTCTCAATGAAAAGACAGTCATTTGGACGAAAGAGCGAGAAGTTCAATCCTGATCAGCTCAATATCTTTGAGCTCCTTGGATTAGAGGATAATACCGTTGTGATCGTAGACAGCGATGATATTCCTAATGGTGCAAAACAGGCAAAAAAGAAGCCAAGAAAGCCAAAAGGAAAGGCTCTTTCTGGTTTGCCGGTAAAAGAAGTGCATTATAACCCTGACAGCACTGCTTGTCCGATATGCGGCAAGGAGATGCATGAAATCGCTCCTACCGTTATTAATGAGTTAGTGTATATACCTGCGCAAATCTACATCAAGAAAAGTATTTTCCATAATTTTGCATGCTTTAACCAGCACAAGGATTGCGATGAGTCTAATAATGATCATCTGAAGATTTATCACAGCAGTCAGCCTGTACCGGTGACTCTTTTTGAAAAATCGGCAGCCAGTCCAGCTTTTGTGGCCCATACCGCTTATGATCTTCTTAAGAAGTGTGTGCCTCTTTATCGCCAGGAGAAGGCCTATAAGGATATGGGCTACAATATCTCCAGAACGCTTCTTAGCAACTGGCTATGGCGAAGCATGAATGAGTATCTGCGTTTTATCGTCGATAAAATGCGTCATGATTTCCTGAGACTTAGTTTTATCCACCTCGATGAAACAGAGCTAAAAGTCCTTGAGGAAGTCAAGCGCGGGACTAGAAATTCAGATAGTTATGTCTGGATCGGCATGTCCGGAGAAATAGAAGACAAGCAGATGGCCATCTATTCCTACGGACCTGGACGAAGCATCAACGAACTTAAAAAAATGCTCATTATTGACGGCGAGCATTTTTCAGGAACGGCAGTGACCGATGGATATACCGTTTACGATAACTATACCGATTTTTCAGGTCACGCAGGGTGCTGGGCTCATTATTCATGCTCTTTTTTTATTCAAGGAAATTAAAAATATTAAGATATTATTGATATTTATTGAAGGTATCTCAGATAATAATCTTGAATTCCCGGGTATAGTTTATAACTACACCTCATCTTCATGCCTTTTTAGGTGAAATTTTGGTACCCAATCACTGCCTCTTTTTGTGTATGAAAGTGGGCATGAAATATTAAACGCATTATAGATATCATTAGCTCTTTTTTGTGGCTCTTCAACTGAAGTGACTGTCTTGTAGACGAGGCACTTCTGATTTCTGAGTCCCATGAATATGCCTTCCTGGTTGGTTGCAGTTTTCTTTGTTTTCTTTTGGATATACACGTTAATGGTTGCCGCAATCATTGATAATAACAGGTGACCTCTTACTGCTTCTTCGCTATGAACGCGAAGTGGTGTCAGCTTAGATGATCCCTTGCTTAAATCAAAGTACTGCTCAACCAGCTGTCTAGTATAGTAGGCAGGAAGCACTTCTTCAATTGGGAATGGAAGACTTGAAATCAGTACAAAATATCCCATTGATTCAAGCTTTTTTTGGATCTGCATAGTTGACATTTCTTTGCTCTTATTCAGACACTTATGTATTTCATGATCTACCTGATCTAGATCATATCCTAGAAAAGCATAAGCCTTATGTCCATCACCAATGCTAACTTCGATCTGTTTGATATAGACGACTCTATCACTATATTTGACCATATTTCTTTCCTGCTTTAGTTCGGGACCGTATTTATTGATCAAATCACGATATAGTCTATATTTCTCAGGCAGTCTCATCAGGAAATCGATGTTAGCTCGATAAAGCTCATTAATATCCTCAAGGGTATAATAACCAGCATCACTAAGAATATAGTCTGTTTCAATATTGCCTAAATTATCAAGTACATTTACTGATCTGATCAGTGTATTCATATCAACGATATTGCCTGGAATAATTCTAAACATTAGGGGATAGCCTGTATCTCTCTGAAGTGTTGTAATCATTCTAGCCTCATTGGAAACCTTCCCATTGTGGTTACTGATTGCAGTTAATGGCATATGAATACTGTTAGGAAGCCCTGTGCTGTCAATGATTATAGCTTTATCAGACGAAATGTTTTCTTTGATCCACTTCATATGATTTTCAAAGAATTTAAGGACATTTTCTGATTTGCCAATTGATCTCATAAAGTCACTTATTCTCTGAGATGTGAGATTAGCCTTTGGATAAAGAATGCTTTCAAAGCTCCCTTCATACCAGGTATTGGCATGACAGTTAGCAGCGTTGGAAATGACATAGTAGGCAACCATTGCATATAAGGTATCTTTGTTTTTATAGCTGATTTCATCAATGACTTTGTCATATCCCATATGATGAATAAGCTGATCTACGAAGTAGGCATCGCCATAATCAAGAATAGTACGCTGTCTTTTGCGCTTATCAGGCTGAACATCAGATACATAGGATTCATCAGCTTCACCGAATTCACCAGTTTCAGGATCATAGGTAAACATGCCTCTTTCTTTATTGAAAAAGATATTGTTTTCCTTATCGATAACCTTGCCTAAATGTTTAGCACCTTGCTTAACGATCTTGCCGTTTTTGCGGACTGATTTGCCAGGGATTTTAGCATAAAGTGTTCCATTAATTGTCTGATAACTGAGCTTCATATTAGCACCTCTTTTGCATGAGTAGTTATAAATCTAATTCTTTATAACTACATTATACTATATCGTGCTAATTATTTCAATGTAAAAATTCAATTTATAGTGATGTTAACAACATAATTCTATATATTAATCCATCTAGAAATCAGTGTAGTTAAAAACTGTTCTAGGGAATTCAAGATAATTATACTGAGATTGAAGAGTATAAAATCTAAGGAGCTGATTATATGAAACGATTCTGTTAAAGTTACTGTTACGATTTCTCTAATTGACGAATTTATTGATTTTCTCCAAATTAAAGGCTATAACAAATCATCAACACTTAACGAATATAGACGCGGTTTGATAAGGCTTTTCGATTTAAAACATAATGAATCCATCTACTACCATTTAGCTGACGCTGATAAGATAATTCAGCGATATATTTACAAACATTCCAAGCCTCTCTCATATAAAGATATGCTGTATCTTAAACTCTATATGCGAAGATTTAATGAATTCCTCCAGGGTGAATATCACTTATATGAACCCAAGGATGATCCTATAGAAGTATTAAGCGCTTTGCATAGAATAATAATTAATGGCTATCAAAAGTACTGCCGTAAAAAAAATAATTCGGATTGGACGATTTCAAGTAAGAGAGCTGCTGCTATATTCTTTCTAAGGCTTATCGAAGAAAGCGGAATATTCGATATGTCATTTGATGCTCGTGATACCACAGCAGCACTTCTTCATGTTAAAAATAATGATCAGTGGAATAATATCAGGCTGTTTCTTATTTATCTTCATGATGCAGGTTCAGTTTCTGAAGATTATGCCAATCTCATTCCATATGCAAAAAATAAAGTACCTTATCCAACTGTTTATACTATCGAAGAAATCAAAAAGATTGAAGCTGTCATTGACCGCAATACACTTACCGGAAAGCGTGATTATGCGATGATACTTTTAGACACCCGACTTGGCATGCGAGCCGGTGATATCGTTAATTTAAAAATAGCGGACTTTGACTTTAAACATAATAAGATATGTATCAATCTTAATAAAGGTGGAAACTTACAGGAATTTGTTCTTCTACCAGTAATTAAGGACTCAGTTAATGACTATCTCGAAGCATCTGGGAACAGTGGGGCTGAGTATATATTTGAATCTATTGATTCTCCAAAGAGAAAAGTTACTACCGCAATTTTACGTCATAGACTTGACTACTATTTTGTGAAGGCTGGAATTGATATTAAAAACAAGAAACATGGACCTCATTCCATCAGATCATCAATGACTTCATCAATGGTAAATGATGGAGTTTCCTATGAGACTGTTCGTAAGATACTCGGTCACGAAGACCGTAATGCGGTAAAACACTATGCAGCCCTTGATATTGAAACTCTTAGAAAATGTGCAATCGAAGTTAAGAATCCAAGTGGCTCCTTTCTTGAATTCCTAGGTGGCGACGATAAAAATGAAAACATGCAATGATTTATTAACTGATTCAAAAAATTATCTTGATATACGCAAAAAAGTGCTGAGTACCTATAGCTTCTATCATTACAAGCAAATAATCAGAGAATTTAATGAATATTTCTCTAAGAGTACATTGAAGGATGTTTCTGCAATTAACGAAATGGAAATTACATCATTTATCAGGACAATTACTGGAAAAACATCAACGGTAATAAATAAACTGATAGCTCTTCGCAAATTCATCAACTATCTTAACAGCATCGGATACAAGATCTTTGTGCCAGAACTCCCAGAAAATCATGATGATTATGTTCCATATATTTTCAGTGATGATGAGATATCTGAAATCCTTGAATATCTTGATAATCTACCCTTGGAAAAAGGAATGAATCCATTGTTGCAGTACGAAATGCCTATGATTATCAGAATAATGATAAGCAGCGGCACACGTATTTCTGCAACGCTACATATCAAGCTGGGAGACTTTGATCCTCAGATGCACACTATCATCATTAGAAAGGGTAAGAATTATAAGGAGCGTATTGTTCCGTTAAATTTTTCCGTATCTAAAATGCTTATAAAATATATCGACGCTATGAATATATCCAATCCTGAATCCTATATTTTTCCAAATGCACTGAATGATAATGAGCCAATGAAGTATAAGAGTGTTGCAAATAAATTTCATAATGTACTGCTGAAGCTTAATATTTATGATCACTCTGGATATAAAACACGAGGTCCATGCCTTCACTGTCTGAGACACTACTTCGTAATTAATTCTTTAAGAAAATTGATAGCTGAAGGAATACCAATTGATAATTATATTCCGTATCTCTCAATCTATCTTGGTCATGATAGCTTAGATGAAACCGAAAAATATCTTAAGTTCAGTCCTGATATATTTACTGATGAAGTTGAATTGTTTTCAGAATCAATATTAGATATTCTGCCGGAGGTGGAAAATGATGAGGACTAATAAACTGCTTAACGCATTGAGAAACTATATTGAAACTTATCTTCCAGATACAAAAGGACTATCCAATAATACCATCAAATCATATAAGGCAACTTTCAGACTGTTATTTGAATTCTTTAAAGTAGTTTATAAATTAGAACCCGATCAGATCAGTTTCAGCAGTCTTGACTATGATCATCTAAATGCCTTTCTACTCTGGCTTGAAAGCAGTAGAAATGACAGCGCTTCAACTAGAAACCAGCGACTTTCGGCACTGTCGTCATTTTCTAAATATGCTCAGTCACGTAACTTTGATGCGGCCGTTATATTCAGAAATGCTGTTCTATCATTGCCTGTAAAAAAGGCACCAGTTAAAATGAGACAGGTTATGACAAGAGAAGAAGTCAAAATATTTTTATCACTGCCTGATGTTAATAAGCCAACCGAAAGACGAAATAAGGTCCTGCTTTCTTTTATGTATTCCACTGCGGCACGTGCACAGGAAGTATGTGATCTAACGACTACTGATATATCCATTCGTAATGGAAAATATTATGTCACTCTTCACGGAAAGGGAGGAAAAGCAAGGATTGTTCCAATCAATAAAAAGATGTACAAACTTCTGCTTCAGCATATTGAAACGAAGCCTAGACAGTACAGAAATTCAAAATATGTCTTTAATTCGCAGACAAATGAACAAATGTCTGTTTCTGCAATTGAAGAGATATTTAAAAAATATCAGAAGATGGCAAAAGATAAATATTCTGATATGTTTAACGGTAATTACACACCTCATACGATGCGTCATACAGCTGCTACCCATATGCTTGAAAGCGGTGTTTCAATTCCTGTTATTAGAAGCATTCTTGGTCATTCATCAATAGAAACGACAATGATCTATGCAAGGGTAAATCAAGCAATGGTTGATAAAAAGGTAAAGGAATGGAATGAAGAACATTTTGCGATAGAGCCTGAAGCGAATCCAAAAGAAATTAAAGATGATCTTGATTTTCTTAAATGATTATCCAAGAAAAAACTTGAAAGCAGTATTAAATAAAAGCGCTTGTCAGTTTGTCTAGAATAATAATTCTACTTGAATAATGAGCCTTATTCTAGATCTAGAATAAGGCCCATGCCAGACGCTACATCGAGGATGCGATGAAGATCCAGACTAATATCTATAAAGAATTTCATAATAAGTCTACGAGTGACGATCGCAGGCATGAAATTCTAAAAGATAATCCAGCTTTCGGCCATCAGCTTTGTCTACTGCAGATGATCGGCAAAGTGTTCGGTTATGAACGTAAGCTGAAGGGAAAGAACGCTGGGACAGATGAAATTCTAAAAGTGCGTGAAGAACTGGAATTACCTATTCTAAAAGAAATTCACGCTAAGATACTGGAAATTCAAGAAAAATTTCTGCCTTCCGGTAAGTTTTCGGCTGCAATGAATTATATTGTCAAGCAATGGAAAAAACTGCTGTATTATATCAGTCATCCAGAAGTCCCAATCAGCAATAATCTTATTGAACGTGAAGGCGTAAAGCCGTTTGTCATGACACGCAAGAACGTACTCTTTGCAAATTCAGTAGAAGGTGCTGAAACCATGATGAACTGGTTCACTCTCTTCACTTCAGCAAAGATGAACAATCTTGATTTTGAAAAATATATTACATATGCGCTATCTGAGCTTTCCATTCACAAAATGACGCAAGAGACAATCGAACGTCTTCTGCCATATTCAAAGTCATTGCCAGACGACATAAAGATATCTAATAACAGCCAGGAATAACTCCCTGGTTTTTATTGTACCGCTAACCAATTTATCTAGCCACAGCATAATGAGAATCGCATATCCCCGATTAAATCTTTATAACCGATCCTAGGTAGAAATAACTTTAGCGGTTTACTCAGATTATCTGACTAACAGACGCCAAGTATTTCTTAGAGTATTATATCCTTTGTTTGGTTGTATGTCTATGAGCAAAGGCCAGGAGTTGGCTGGAAAGATGACGTGTTTATAATACGCTTACAGTACACAGTTAAAGATTGGCACAACTTACATGACGCTGAATAATAATTTCTATAAAACCATAAACGACGAAATCAAAAAACAGGCGGTCATCCATCAGGGCGTCGTGCTGACGCGCGATCCCGCATTAAGTGCGTCAAGACAGGTAACACAGATTCATGAGCTCATTGAGGAAGGAGTCAATGTGCTCATTATTAATCCCGTCGATGGCCATAATAAGAAGATCCAGCAAGCCATGGCTTACGCGAAAAATCATGATGTGCATACCATTGTGATTGATACGCCGCTTAGTGATAGTCGCTATGTCGATACGACGATCGTCTCCAATAACTATCAGGCAGGGGTTTTGTGCGCAAAAAATATGATGAAAAATCAGTCTTCCGCTAAAATATTTCTCTTAGAACATAAACAGGCGCTATCGGCTGTTGATCGCATCAGAGGATTTACCGATACCATCAAGGGGCATAAACACTATCGCATCGTCGGCCGGCGCAACTGTCTGGGGCAGACGGATTTAGCGATGGCGGAGACGCAAAAGTTCTTAAAGAAAAAGATTGCTTTTAATACCTTAATGTCACTCAATGATCCAGCTACGCTAGGCGCCTTAGCGGCCTTTGAGGAAAGACACCTCCAGCATATCGCTATTTATAGCGTAGATGGTTCACCGGAGCTTAAGAAAATTATGAGCGATATGTCGGTTATTCAAACCATTGCGGCGCAGTCCCCATTAACGATGGCTAAACGGGCCTTTGCCTGTGCCTTACAACTTTATCATCATCAGCATGTTAAGGCGGAAATCGTCATTCCGGTTACTGCCATCACCCAGCACAATATCAATAATCAGGAATTAACGGGGTGGTCATAATGGTCAAGGGAAAACATTTAAAACAAACACGGATCTTACTGATCCTCATCAATTTTATTGCCGTTTTATACAATGCCTCATTATATTTATTCGCAACGCATTATATCGTTCTGCATCATCGGTCGCATGCCTTGCTTGAACGATTAGATGTCATTCCAGGAAATCCAGTTCAGCTCTATGTCATGGCCGTGGCTGCGGCTTCGATTCTTTGTCTGGCTATTTTAGCACGTGAATATATTCCTCAGTTTACGGAGATGGGGGATTCCTTTATTGTGGTGGAACTGCTTCTTATGATCGCTATTCTGGTGATCCTTCACGACAGCTATAATGGGGTTATTTTACTGGTCTTTATGGATATTATTTACCATGCTCAGGATAATAAGCATTGGCTGCTTTTAATGATTGCGGGCTTTGCCAGTCTGCTGTTTAGTAATTATGGGGTTTTATCGCAGGTGATTGATTTCCCATCACTGGATATTTATCTGGCCTTTTATCCTCATCGATCGGCGACGATGCTCTCATTTTTCCGTTATTTCTTTGAATCTTTCAATATTGTGCTCTTTATTGTTTTTTTAATCACCTATCTGATGGATTCATTGGAAGAAAAACAACACTTACAGCAGGAAATGCAGATGGTCAATCAGGTGAACAGCGAATTAAAAAACTATGTGGCGTTATCGGAAAAGATTGCGGAAGATCGTGAACGTAAACGCATTGCCAGGGAAATTCATGATACCTTAGGCCATGCCTTAACCGGTATTGCGGCGGGAGTAGATGCCTGCATTGTCTTAATTGATGTTTCACCAGAGCGCGCCAAAACCCAGCTCATCGCGGTTTCAAAAGTGGTGCGGGAAGGCATTGGCGATGTGCGTCGTTCGTTAAATAAACTGCGCCCCGGCGCTCTGGAAAACAAATCTTTAAAAGCTGGCTTAACCCAGATGATTAAAGAATATGAAGAATTATCCAAGGTTAAAATTGATCTCTATTATGAATGGAATCATGTTGATCTTGATAATACGAAAGAGGATGTCCTGTTTCGTGTGATCCAGGAAAGTATCACCAATTCTGTACGTCATGGGCATGCCAGACATATTGAAATTAATATGTTCGTAGAGAAAGACCACTATACCATTATCATTCAGGATGATGGGATGGGCTGTGAACATATTGTCTATGGCTATGGTCTAACGCAAATGAAGGAACGTTTAGCGATTATCGGCGCTAAAGTGGAATTTATGAATATCAATGGATTTAGAACTTTAGTAGAAATCCCGAAACTGAAAGGAGAAGATGAAGATGATGAAAGTCATGATTGCAGATGATCAGACACTGATTAGAGAATCGTTAGAAATTGTGCTCTCAGCACATGATGATATTACCTTAGTAAAAGGAGCCAGCAATGGCTTTGAAGTTTTAGAAAACGTGAAGGCCGATAAACCGGATGTGATTCTGATGGATATCCGGATGCCAAAAATGGATGGTGTCTTAACGACCAAAGCGATTAAAGAGCAGTATCCCGATATCAAGATTATTATTCTGACCACTTTTGACGATGATGATTTTGTTTTCAGTGCCTTAAAGTATGGGGCTTCCGGCTATTTATTAAAAGGGGTTTCAATGGATGATCTCTATAAAGCCATTTGCACGGTCTATAAAGGCGGGGCGATGATTAACCCGGATATTGCGACCAAGGTCTTTAAAATCTTCTCTCAGATGGCCCAGAGCAACTTCGCTATTCAGGTTGATGATCAGCAGGCTCATGATCTCACGAAAAATGAATGGAAGATTATTCAGCAGGTTGGTCAAGGGTTATCAAATAAGGAAATCAGTGCCAAACTATTCCTGTCTGAAGGGACTGTCCGTAACTACTTATCAACGATCTTATCAAAACTGAATTTACGTGACCGAACCCAGTTAGCCATCTGGGCCGTACAAAGCGGTGTCACAACTAAGGTGATTGCGGATGAAAACGAATAGACTGCGCGATAGTCTGATTATCTTTGTCTTAAGTGCCTTGTTTATTGCCATTATTTATACGAATAATCCAGATCGTATTATTACTCTGCGTCTAGGTGTTTATGCCGGTTCTAGCTGGGATGTGCCTTATGCGGATTCTTATCACTTAGTCGACCAGATTATCAAGGCTTTTGAGAAAAAACATCCCCATGTGAAAGTGAAATATGTCTCAGGCATAACGAAAGAGGATTATTCCTCATGGCTTTCTGATAAACTGATTCAAGGTCAGCAGTGTGATGTCTTTATGGTGCCAACCGATGATTTTAACTTATTGTCTGATACCAGCGGCTTAGAGAATCTCAATAGCTTAATTGGCAATAGTTACACGGATGTGAAGGCTTTCTATCCTTCTGCTCTCGCGGCGGGGGAAGTGAACAATCGCGTTTATGCCTTACCTTTTGAAAGCAATCCAATGATGATGTGTGTGAATATGGATCTGTTAAAG harbors:
- a CDS encoding IS66 family transposase, which gives rise to MLLASKVNNLTEIILSMKRQSFGRKSEKFNPDQLNIFELLGLEDNTVVIVDSDDIPNGAKQAKKKPRKPKGKALSGLPVKEVHYNPDSTACPICGKEMHEIAPTVINELVYIPAQIYIKKSIFHNFACFNQHKDCDESNNDHLKIYHSSQPVPVTLFEKSAASPAFVAHTAYDLLKKCVPLYRQEKAYKDMGYNISRTLLSNWLWRSMNEYLRFIVDKMRHDFLRLSFIHLDETELKVLEEVKRGTRNSDSYVWIGMSGEIEDKQMAIYSYGPGRSINELKKMLIIDGEHFSGTAVTDGYTVYDNYTDFSGHAGCWAHYSCSFFIQGN
- a CDS encoding transposase, yielding MKLSYQTINGTLYAKIPGKSVRKNGKIVKQGAKHLGKVIDKENNIFFNKERGMFTYDPETGEFGEADESYVSDVQPDKRKRQRTILDYGDAYFVDQLIHHMGYDKVIDEISYKNKDTLYAMVAYYVISNAANCHANTWYEGSFESILYPKANLTSQRISDFMRSIGKSENVLKFFENHMKWIKENISSDKAIIIDSTGLPNSIHMPLTAISNHNGKVSNEARMITTLQRDTGYPLMFRIIPGNIVDMNTLIRSVNVLDNLGNIETDYILSDAGYYTLEDINELYRANIDFLMRLPEKYRLYRDLINKYGPELKQERNMVKYSDRVVYIKQIEVSIGDGHKAYAFLGYDLDQVDHEIHKCLNKSKEMSTMQIQKKLESMGYFVLISSLPFPIEEVLPAYYTRQLVEQYFDLSKGSSKLTPLRVHSEEAVRGHLLLSMIAATINVYIQKKTKKTATNQEGIFMGLRNQKCLVYKTVTSVEEPQKRANDIYNAFNISCPLSYTKRGSDWVPKFHLKRHEDEV
- a CDS encoding tyrosine-type recombinase/integrase, with protein sequence MRRFNEFLQGEYHLYEPKDDPIEVLSALHRIIINGYQKYCRKKNNSDWTISSKRAAAIFFLRLIEESGIFDMSFDARDTTAALLHVKNNDQWNNIRLFLIYLHDAGSVSEDYANLIPYAKNKVPYPTVYTIEEIKKIEAVIDRNTLTGKRDYAMILLDTRLGMRAGDIVNLKIADFDFKHNKICINLNKGGNLQEFVLLPVIKDSVNDYLEASGNSGAEYIFESIDSPKRKVTTAILRHRLDYYFVKAGIDIKNKKHGPHSIRSSMTSSMVNDGVSYETVRKILGHEDRNAVKHYAALDIETLRKCAIEVKNPSGSFLEFLGGDDKNENMQ
- a CDS encoding tyrosine-type recombinase/integrase, which gives rise to MKTCNDLLTDSKNYLDIRKKVLSTYSFYHYKQIIREFNEYFSKSTLKDVSAINEMEITSFIRTITGKTSTVINKLIALRKFINYLNSIGYKIFVPELPENHDDYVPYIFSDDEISEILEYLDNLPLEKGMNPLLQYEMPMIIRIMISSGTRISATLHIKLGDFDPQMHTIIIRKGKNYKERIVPLNFSVSKMLIKYIDAMNISNPESYIFPNALNDNEPMKYKSVANKFHNVLLKLNIYDHSGYKTRGPCLHCLRHYFVINSLRKLIAEGIPIDNYIPYLSIYLGHDSLDETEKYLKFSPDIFTDEVELFSESILDILPEVENDED
- a CDS encoding tyrosine-type recombinase/integrase encodes the protein MMRTNKLLNALRNYIETYLPDTKGLSNNTIKSYKATFRLLFEFFKVVYKLEPDQISFSSLDYDHLNAFLLWLESSRNDSASTRNQRLSALSSFSKYAQSRNFDAAVIFRNAVLSLPVKKAPVKMRQVMTREEVKIFLSLPDVNKPTERRNKVLLSFMYSTAARAQEVCDLTTTDISIRNGKYYVTLHGKGGKARIVPINKKMYKLLLQHIETKPRQYRNSKYVFNSQTNEQMSVSAIEEIFKKYQKMAKDKYSDMFNGNYTPHTMRHTAATHMLESGVSIPVIRSILGHSSIETTMIYARVNQAMVDKKVKEWNEEHFAIEPEANPKEIKDDLDFLK
- a CDS encoding substrate-binding domain-containing protein; the encoded protein is MGTTYMTLNNNFYKTINDEIKKQAVIHQGVVLTRDPALSASRQVTQIHELIEEGVNVLIINPVDGHNKKIQQAMAYAKNHDVHTIVIDTPLSDSRYVDTTIVSNNYQAGVLCAKNMMKNQSSAKIFLLEHKQALSAVDRIRGFTDTIKGHKHYRIVGRRNCLGQTDLAMAETQKFLKKKIAFNTLMSLNDPATLGALAAFEERHLQHIAIYSVDGSPELKKIMSDMSVIQTIAAQSPLTMAKRAFACALQLYHHQHVKAEIVIPVTAITQHNINNQELTGWS
- a CDS encoding sensor histidine kinase, whose product is MVKGKHLKQTRILLILINFIAVLYNASLYLFATHYIVLHHRSHALLERLDVIPGNPVQLYVMAVAAASILCLAILAREYIPQFTEMGDSFIVVELLLMIAILVILHDSYNGVILLVFMDIIYHAQDNKHWLLLMIAGFASLLFSNYGVLSQVIDFPSLDIYLAFYPHRSATMLSFFRYFFESFNIVLFIVFLITYLMDSLEEKQHLQQEMQMVNQVNSELKNYVALSEKIAEDRERKRIAREIHDTLGHALTGIAAGVDACIVLIDVSPERAKTQLIAVSKVVREGIGDVRRSLNKLRPGALENKSLKAGLTQMIKEYEELSKVKIDLYYEWNHVDLDNTKEDVLFRVIQESITNSVRHGHARHIEINMFVEKDHYTIIIQDDGMGCEHIVYGYGLTQMKERLAIIGAKVEFMNINGFRTLVEIPKLKGEDEDDESHDCR
- a CDS encoding response regulator transcription factor, whose amino-acid sequence is MMKVMIADDQTLIRESLEIVLSAHDDITLVKGASNGFEVLENVKADKPDVILMDIRMPKMDGVLTTKAIKEQYPDIKIIILTTFDDDDFVFSALKYGASGYLLKGVSMDDLYKAICTVYKGGAMINPDIATKVFKIFSQMAQSNFAIQVDDQQAHDLTKNEWKIIQQVGQGLSNKEISAKLFLSEGTVRNYLSTILSKLNLRDRTQLAIWAVQSGVTTKVIADENE